The Syntrophobacterales bacterium genome contains the following window.
TCGTCGCCTGCCTGGTTTCCCGGTTCGAGGTACTTGGCGAAGGCCAGGGAATCGCGGACATAATCGTGGCCGGCGTAAACGACCGTCGCTTCCGGAAGCTCTTTCAGCCTCAGGATTGAGTTGTAGAATCCCTTCAGATCGCCGGAAAAACAGTTGCCGATAGTGCCGTTAAAGAGAGTGTCGCCGGAAATCAGGGCGCTGCCGGTGTAAAAACAACGAGAATCATTGGTATGTCCCGGCGTAGGGATGATTCGGATCTTCTGACGATCAAGTTCAATATTCTCGCCGCGAAGGTCATCGCCGGTCAAAAGACGCGCCTGCGACCCCTTCAGCAGGGCGACATTGCCGCACGTATGATCCTGATGAGTATGGGTATTTACGACATGCTGCAGAGAAAGACCGTGTTTAGCGACGAATGCAATGATTGCGTCTGCCGCCCCGCCGTCCACGGCCATGGCTTGTGCTTCTCCGTAAACCAGATAGCCGAGGTTGTCGGCGCCGTAACGAAACTGTTTTATCTTCAGCAAGCAGCCCCCAAAGATGGATGAGGTAAAAGAGGTTTGCGGTTACCCGTTATGTCCGCTGTTTAAAGGACAAACCTTGATGCATTCAGCACAGGCAATCCAGTAGTTGTCGCCGGCCGTGTTGATAACCCGTTCAATTTTTTCCAATCCTTCCCTGGTTTGCAGGGCCAGGGGATAAATGGCATGCTTGATCGCGTAGCCAAGGCAGGTCATTTTGTGAAACCGGCCGTTTTCGTCAAAAGCTTGGGCGGGACAAGATTTGGCGCAAGCCGTGCATTGGGGAGGGCAGGGATCGGGCGCCAGCATCGGATCGGCTTCTATTTCCGCATCGGTGACGACGGCGGCGAACCGCAAGCGCGAGCCGTATTGCGGATGATAGGTCTGGCCGCTGCGGCCAAAGCTCCCCAGGCCGGCATTTACCGCGGCATGTTTCAAAGACAGCATGCCCCAGGGTTCAAGCTTATGAAAGACCAGCGGGGCATAGCTCGGAACGGGAACGGCGAGGAATTTGCCCTGGGCTTCGATATAATTGCAAAGGGCCAGGGATATGTCGTCAAGACGTTTATAGGTGCTGTGATAGCAGCGGTGCAGTGCATAAAGGTGATAATCAGGCGAACTCAGTATGCCCTGCGGCATGGCGAAGCCGAAGACAATAACCGTTGCTGCGTTGCGGCAGATGCGCGCCGGATGGTGCGCCTCCGGGGCAGCGGCAAACCGTTCTGCTGAAGCAACACCCCAGACTTCAACTTGTGTCTCCAAAAACTTGCCGATTGCCTGCTTCAAGTCACCGCTCATCATCATGCCTCCCTGTAAGCAAATCAATCCACGCCAAAACGCTTCAAGATGCCTTAGTCGTCAAAAATTTCAGCGCTCCCATGGGTCTGGTTGCACTTATTGCAGCACCCTTTACAGGCAATGCTTTCATTGGGCGGAAAACCGCTCTTTATTCGATAATCCTCAAGCGCCGCCGCAATCGCTTCCTGCGCGAGATTTGAGCAGTGCATCTTTACCTGCGGCAGACCGTCCAGCGCCTCGGCGACGGCCAAGTTTGTTATTTTCATGGCTTCATCAACGGTCTTGCCCTTTACCAGCTCGGTCGCCATACTGCTTGTGGCGACAGCGGCGCCGCAGCCAAAGGTCTTGAATTTGGCATCAACGATAATGTTGTTCTCGATCTTCAGATACATTTTCATTATATCGCCGCATTTGGGATTGCCCACCTGGCCTATGCCGCTCGCATCTGCAATTTCTCCGACATTTCTTGGATTTGTAAAATGATCCATGACCTTTGCACTGTACATTTTATTTACCTCGTTTTACTCTGTTTTTTAAAACTTTTGCGCGCTTTCTTTGCCTTTGACTGCCTCATACAGGGGAGACATTTCTCTCAGCCTGGCGACAATTTTAGGGATCTCCGCCAGTAAATAAGCGACATCTTCCTCGGTGTTTTCTTCTCCGAAGGTCAGCCTCAGGGAACCATGGGCTATTTCATGGGGAAGGCCGATAGCCAAAAGCACATGTGAGGGGTCTAATGAACCGGAGGCGCAGGCAGAGCCGCTTGACCCGCAGACACCCTTCATATCCAGCATCAGCAGCAGTGACTCTCCCTCAATGTACCGAAACGAAATATTTACATTGCCGGGCAATCGGCTATCTCTGTGTCCATTAAGTTTGATATGCGGCACACTGGCCATAAGCCCTTCAATCGTCTTTTCCCTTAGATTAACCAGTTTTTTATTATATTCAGCAACATTTTCTGTCGCCAATTCAATTGCTTTTCCCAAGCCAACAATGCCGGGAATATTTTCCGTGCTGGCCCTTTTCCCTCTTTCCTGGTGCCCGCCATGGATAAAGGAGGAAATCCGGACGCCCTTGCGAATATAGAGAACCCCTGTTCCTTTAGGCCCGTAGAACTTATGACCGGACAACGACAACAGGTCGATATTCATCTTCTCGACATCAATAGGGATATTGCCTACTGCCTGAACGGCATCTGTGTGGAATAAAACGCCATTTTCTCTTGCCAGGGCGCCGATCTCCGCGATTGGCTCGATAGTGCCGATCTCATTATTGGCGAACATTATGCTGATAAGAATGGTAGTACCTTTAATGGCATTTTTAACCTGCTCCAGGGATACCAGCCCATCCCGGTCAACCGGCAGATATGTTACCTCGAAACCCTCTTCTTCCAAATATTTGCATGAATTCAAGATCGCCGCGTGTTCGATTGCGGAAGTGATAATATGCTTGCCTTTTTTCTTATGGGCGGCAGCAATGCCCTTCAACGCCCAGTTGTCGGCCTCACTGCCCGAGCCGGTAAAATATATTTCTCTTGCCTGCGCACCGATGGCCCGGGCCACTTTCTCTCGGGCCGCTTCGATGGCGTCTTTGGTCGCTCGGCCTAAACTGTATATTGAAGAGGCATTGCCAAAATGTTCGCAAAAATACGGCTTCATGGCATCAAATACTTCCGGCTTTACATAGGTGGTTGCAGCATGATCCAGGTAAATAATTCTATCTCCCATAACAACGCTCCTTATATGTTTTTGCTCAATTTGCAATCAATCGGCACATCGGCAAACACGCAAGTTTTACAGCTTCTTGCCGGCATGTCTAAATCAATGCTATCCAATGCTTAGATTGATCAGGCTTTGCTGTTTGACGCTTGGAATATATGGGGGCTCTTTTTGCTTGTCAAGATATATTTTGCAGTAATTATTCAGTACTCAGGACAGCCGTTTTTCTCCTTCTGCCAGTTTTTTCAGCCCGGCGCGGTTCAGAATTTGGACTTGACGCGCTTCCCTGATTGCAATCAGCCCTTCGTTGCTCATGCGGGCAAGAATCCGTGAAAGGGTTTCGGGAATCGTGCCCAGCAGGCTGGCAAGCTGGTTTTTGGAGATATCAAGCGTCAACTCGGGGGCGCCCTCTTTTTGGTCGCTCAAAAAGAGAAAATGCGCGGCCAGCCTCCCCGGCACCTCCTTAAGGGAAAGACTTTCGATCATGCCGGCAAAGAGGCGCAGGCGGCGGGCCAATAAGGCCATCATATTGAGAGCCAGCGCCGGATTTTTTTTGATCAGATTTACAAAGGCGGGGCGGGGAAAAAAGAAGGTATGGCTGTCTTCCATGGCCTCTGCATACGCGGGGAAACGCTCGCCGGCAAACACAGGAACCTCCCCGAAGGGTTCGCCCTGGGAGCTTATGTGGAGAATCTGCTCTTTACCGTCGGGGGAGAGTTTAAATATTTTTACCCGGCCCGAAACGATTACGTAGAAACCCTCGGCCTCGTCACCCTCGGAAAAAATCACCTGGCCTCGTTTGATTGATTTCGCTGCCATTATCCGTGCTAAATCCTGAAGTTGCTCAACGGGCAGGCCTTCAAACAGCGGGACAGAAGCAATCTGGTTTATGATTTCCATGTTTTTTCCAGTTCCATTCGAACGCAAATTAACACTCGCTTTTGACTTAAGTCAAGGCTTATGGATTTTTTTCATGTATAGTGCAATCAAGTTTTGGGAAAAATATTTATGGAGGCATAACCATGCAATGTCCGGGACAAGATACTCGTTACTGGAAACCGGGGGCTATCTTCGAGTTTCCCTGTACCCACTGCGGCCACCCGATTGAATTCTTCAAGGATGAATCCACCCGTAAATGCAAAAACTGCGGGCAGACGATGGTAAATCCCAAAATGGACTTCGGCTGCGCCGCCTATTGCCCGCACGCCAGCCAGTGCCTCGGTCAACTGCCGCCGGAACTGCTGGCACAGCGCAAGGAACTGCTCAAGGACAGGGCTGCCCTGGAAATGAAACGCTACTTCAAACAGGACTTCAAACGAATTGGGCATGCCACCAGGGTGGCGCGCTATGCGGAGCAGATCGGCAGGCAGGAGAAGGGCGATCTGATGGTGATCCTTTGCGCCGCCTATCTCCACGATATCGGCATTCACGAGGCTGAACGGAAATACAGCAGTACCGCCGCCCACCATCAGGAGGAGGAAGGGCCGCCCATCGCCCGGGAAATCCTGGTTAGACTGGGGGCAGGGGAGGAGATCATCGCGGAGGTGTGCGACATTGTCGGCCATCACCATCATCCGCGCCCGGAAGAAACGACTAACTTCAAGGCAGTCTATGATGCCGATCTTATTGTGAATATGGAAGAAAATAAACAGGCGGAAAAAACCGGTGAAGAAAAACTTATTTCGATTATCGAGACGGCATTTTTGACGGCAAGTGGTCGCAAACTGGCCAAAGAGATGCTCTTGAAGAATATTGGCATGGCGTCGCAACACTAACATTGAGAGGAGACATACATGAAGATAACGAGGAAAATCATCCAGATTGATGAAGAAAAATGCAATGGCTGCGGTCAGTGCGTACCCTCCTGCGCGGAAGGGGCGATCGCCATAGTGGACGGCAAGGCCCGGCTTTCCGCGGAAAAATATTGCGATGGACTGGGCGCCTGCCTCGGGGAGTGTCCCCAGGGTGCGCTCACAATCGTCGAGCGGGAGGCGGAGGATTTTGATGAAACGGCGGTAGTGGAGCATCTGGAGGGGAAGCGACTCCCCGCCAGCGGCGAGCCGCTCACGATGGCCTGCGGCTGTCCCTCCTCCCAGATTCAGAGCTTCCCGCGGGCAACGTCCTGTGCGGAGGCGAACAAACCCCGTTTGCAGGCAAGCTCCGCCTCGGCGCTTACTCACTGGCCGGTGCAGATATCCCTCGTTCCTCCCACCGCCCCCTTTTTGCAAGGGGCCGATCTGCTGGTGGCGGCGGACTGCACCCCCGTTGCCTATCCCAATTTCCACCGTGACTTTCTCCAGGGGAAAGCCGTCATGTTGGGATGCCCGAAATTCGACGACGCGGAGGCCTACGTCCGTAAATTCGCGGAAATATTTAAAACGGCAGGCATTAAAAGCGTTACCGTGCTGACCATGGAGGTTCCCTGCTGCCAGGGTCTGCCCGGAATCGTCAAGAAGGGCATGGCAGCGGCGGGAGCAGTCGTGCCCTTTCGTCAAGTCATTGTCAGCGCCCGCGGTGAAATTATTGAGAAAAGATAGCAGCAACGGCGCCTTTTGCAATTGCCGCTCTTGTTATTCAATAGGTTTCCCCAATGCTTTCAATGGAAAATGCGTGCATAACCGGTAATTTTATAGAGGCAGGCATTTTTTGAAAATCACCGTGGACGCGACAAAGTTCGTCCCTCCCGCGGTTCATGTTGCCGTAAGCAGCGGGGGAATGGCCGCGCCATGGGGATTATTCAGGATATCCCTGCTGTCGAATAGCCATTCACCATTTCCCCGCAGTTGCAGAACCTGTTCGTGAAACGCCAGAAGGCTGGAACGATGGCCGACGCTTATGTAAGTGGCCCCGCTTTTTTGCAGTTCATGATAAAGATTGGCTTCATTGGCCTCGTCGAGGGCGCTTGTGGCTTCATCGAGGAGCGCATAGCGAGGTGCGGTCAGTAAAAGTCGGGCAAAGGCCAGGCGCTGCTGTTCTCCCAGAGACAGCAGTTGTCCCCAGTCCAGTTCCGCATCGAGCCCGCCGACCCGCTCCGGCAGATCCTTAAGGTTTACCCTTTCCAAAGCGCTTATCAAGGTTGCGTCGTCAACTGTTTTTTCCGTGTGGGGATAGAGAAGCTGTTCCCGCAGCGAACCGATAACCATATAGGGACGTTGAGGCAAAAACAGCATCTGGTCAAAAGGCGGGCGTTCGATCATCCCTTCGCCTGTTTCCCAGAGGCCGGCTACTGCCCGCAGTAGCGAACTTTTGCCGACACCGCTGACTCCCGTGATCAGTAAACCCTTTCCTGATCTGGCCCGCACGGAAAGATCGCGGATGAGGGTTTTTTTAT
Protein-coding sequences here:
- a CDS encoding hydroxyacylglutathione hydrolase, producing the protein MAVDGGAADAIIAFVAKHGLSLQHVVNTHTHQDHTCGNVALLKGSQARLLTGDDLRGENIELDRQKIRIIPTPGHTNDSRCFYTGSALISGDTLFNGTIGNCFSGDLKGFYNSILRLKELPEATVVYAGHDYVRDSLAFAKYLEPGNQAGDDFLRRYDPEHVFSTLADEKNINPYFRFNEPDIIALLAKRKLPRETQWERWQSLMSIE
- the nifU gene encoding Fe-S cluster assembly scaffold protein NifU yields the protein MYSAKVMDHFTNPRNVGEIADASGIGQVGNPKCGDIMKMYLKIENNIIVDAKFKTFGCGAAVATSSMATELVKGKTVDEAMKITNLAVAEALDGLPQVKMHCSNLAQEAIAAALEDYRIKSGFPPNESIACKGCCNKCNQTHGSAEIFDD
- the nifS gene encoding cysteine desulfurase NifS, translating into MGDRIIYLDHAATTYVKPEVFDAMKPYFCEHFGNASSIYSLGRATKDAIEAAREKVARAIGAQAREIYFTGSGSEADNWALKGIAAAHKKKGKHIITSAIEHAAILNSCKYLEEEGFEVTYLPVDRDGLVSLEQVKNAIKGTTILISIMFANNEIGTIEPIAEIGALARENGVLFHTDAVQAVGNIPIDVEKMNIDLLSLSGHKFYGPKGTGVLYIRKGVRISSFIHGGHQERGKRASTENIPGIVGLGKAIELATENVAEYNKKLVNLREKTIEGLMASVPHIKLNGHRDSRLPGNVNISFRYIEGESLLLMLDMKGVCGSSGSACASGSLDPSHVLLAIGLPHEIAHGSLRLTFGEENTEEDVAYLLAEIPKIVARLREMSPLYEAVKGKESAQKF
- a CDS encoding Crp/Fnr family transcriptional regulator codes for the protein MEIINQIASVPLFEGLPVEQLQDLARIMAAKSIKRGQVIFSEGDEAEGFYVIVSGRVKIFKLSPDGKEQILHISSQGEPFGEVPVFAGERFPAYAEAMEDSHTFFFPRPAFVNLIKKNPALALNMMALLARRLRLFAGMIESLSLKEVPGRLAAHFLFLSDQKEGAPELTLDISKNQLASLLGTIPETLSRILARMSNEGLIAIREARQVQILNRAGLKKLAEGEKRLS
- a CDS encoding HD domain-containing protein — translated: MQCPGQDTRYWKPGAIFEFPCTHCGHPIEFFKDESTRKCKNCGQTMVNPKMDFGCAAYCPHASQCLGQLPPELLAQRKELLKDRAALEMKRYFKQDFKRIGHATRVARYAEQIGRQEKGDLMVILCAAYLHDIGIHEAERKYSSTAAHHQEEEGPPIAREILVRLGAGEEIIAEVCDIVGHHHHPRPEETTNFKAVYDADLIVNMEENKQAEKTGEEKLISIIETAFLTASGRKLAKEMLLKNIGMASQH
- a CDS encoding 4Fe-4S binding protein; this encodes MKITRKIIQIDEEKCNGCGQCVPSCAEGAIAIVDGKARLSAEKYCDGLGACLGECPQGALTIVEREAEDFDETAVVEHLEGKRLPASGEPLTMACGCPSSQIQSFPRATSCAEANKPRLQASSASALTHWPVQISLVPPTAPFLQGADLLVAADCTPVAYPNFHRDFLQGKAVMLGCPKFDDAEAYVRKFAEIFKTAGIKSVTVLTMEVPCCQGLPGIVKKGMAAAGAVVPFRQVIVSARGEIIEKR